Within Limnohabitans sp. 2KL-27, the genomic segment GACTTGAAAGGCCTGACCAAGGGCAACTCCCTGCACCTGAACGACATCACCTTGCCTGCTGGCTGCAAAGCCATCACCCACGGCAAGAAAAACCCGGTCCTCGTGTCCGTGGTGGCTCCGGTCGAAGAAGTCGTCGCTGCCCCAGTGGTCGCAGCCCCTGCCGACGCTAAAAAGGGCAAAGGCAAGAAGTAATCTTCTGGCTGAGGGCAGCAATGCCCCGCTCTTGAAGGCCCGCGCAAGCGGGCCTTTTGCTTTGTGTCAACCCTGCGCAAGCTCGGGAGGCAACCTGCGCCAAGGATAATCACGCACCATGATCAAACTGCTAGTCGGCCTGGGCAACCCGGGCAACGAATACGAAGACACCCGCCACAACGCCGGTTTCTGGTGGATCGATGCCGTGGCCCGGGAGCTGAAGGTGTCGCTGGTGCCCGAGCGCAGCTACCACGGCCTGGTGGCCCGCACCACCGTGAATGGCCACAACGTGTGGTTGCTCGAGCCCCAGACCTTCATGAACCTGTCAGGCAAGTCGGTCAGCGCGCTGGCCCGGTTCTTCAAAATCCAGCCGCAAGAAATTCTGGTGGCGCACGACGAACTCGACATCTCGCCGGGTGAAGCCAAGCTGAAACTGGGCGGCAGCCATGCCGGACACAACGGCCTGCGAGACATCCATGCCCAACTGGGCACCGCCGACTATTGGCGCCTGCGCATTGGCGTGGGCCATCCGGGGGACAAGGCCGAAGTGGTCAGCTGGGTGTTAAAGAAGCCAATGCTCGAGCAGCGCAAAGCCATTGACGACAGCATCTACCGCGCAGTAAACG encodes:
- the pth gene encoding aminoacyl-tRNA hydrolase, producing MIKLLVGLGNPGNEYEDTRHNAGFWWIDAVARELKVSLVPERSYHGLVARTTVNGHNVWLLEPQTFMNLSGKSVSALARFFKIQPQEILVAHDELDISPGEAKLKLGGSHAGHNGLRDIHAQLGTADYWRLRIGVGHPGDKAEVVSWVLKKPMLEQRKAIDDSIYRAVNALPLLLKGDMEKAMAQIHTSKPPRPKPPRPVKTPTPEAPTSAE